Proteins from one Chanodichthys erythropterus isolate Z2021 chromosome 15, ASM2448905v1, whole genome shotgun sequence genomic window:
- the LOC137002153 gene encoding coiled-coil domain-containing protein 127-like, whose product MNNLNDPQDWNILPERQGDGGGDSSKWNYALLVPMLGLATFRWIWSKQFQKEIEDVKVKMQKDLDLERQEYRNIKLECKALKYKISMFHEALEKGKEQEQGALNALNEVQNLLMQRQQAFCSPFVYCSWREQLERDLMAYTAKHPLAHLKMENDLIDIFNNDRSCAEYLNADPRKNGGLMWLYLRYWRQQVTLQTHQRAEAILGMQTKK is encoded by the exons ATGAACAACCTGAATGATCCTCAGGACTGGAATATACTGCCAGAGAGGCAGGGTGATGGTGGTGGGGACAGCAGTAAGTGGAACTATGCCCTCCTGGTGCCCATGCTGGGGCTGGCTACCTTTC GATGGATTTGGTCCAAGCAGTTTCAAAAGGAAATTGAGGACGTCAAGGTCAAGATGCAAAAGGACCTGGATCTTGAACGTCAAGAATATCGTAACATAAAGTTGGAATGTAAAGctctaaaatacaaaatatctaTGTTCCATGAGGCCCTGGAAAAGGGAAAAGAGCAAGAGCAAGGAGCTTTAAATGCTCTGAATGAAGTACAGAATTTGCTGATGCAAAGGCAACAGGCCTTTTGCAGTCCTTTTGTGTATTGTTCATGGAGGGAGCAGTTAGAGAGAGACCTAATGGCTTATACAGCCAAACATCCCCTTGCACATCTGAAGATGGAGAATGATCTcattgatatttttaataatgatcgCAGCTGTGCCGAGTATCTCAACGCAGATCCGCGGAAGAATGGAGGTCTCATGTGGCTGTATCTCAGATACTGGCGACAGCAGGTCACGCTTCAAACGCACCAGAGAGCTGAAGCTATACTCGGGATGCAGACAAAAAAGTGA